A section of the Kluyveromyces lactis strain NRRL Y-1140 chromosome F complete sequence genome encodes:
- the TIM54 gene encoding Tim22-complex subunit TIM54 (weakly similar to uniprot|P47045 Saccharomyces cerevisiae YJL054W TIM54 Translocase Inner Membrane 54kD Translocase for the insertion of proteins into the mitochondrial inner membrane) has translation MWKKLPSPGWLAFGTVVTVAGSGIAYDKYEQSQIRSLYVNHVRNEMSSSLSTNVKPRKLLVLVAPPPNDYLDTSLKLWRRWIKPILHSSGLDYEIVSGTKQGEIRTEIASRVRQLRKELIEQEQQQQHDAQSKKSRSWLDWFKWCRGVSTTPDPVSEESPAASFDTRSVLGIFYHNEPQPVVTEDSLLDPSVAGGVICVGRGAYKEYIAGVHEGILGPLEEPPKVVESDASSVTDTTASAVITENPSVKEISVTQPAETAVAAATVGTTMNETGAVNTDSTPAETIPAETTPTENTPIETTPDESSEEKEGPKISKPYILPSDYANASIPAELSKPLIIDPKTGAPAFFEQPLLVVAVPNLSGFTTIPTRIARFYQKRFLCEQVSHSTLAIVEAKSRPFTTTDLDLSAYEELDWPKSWVESGKERGSEWVQPLQGDDRVLQKFRVVEPAIVPSLQLKEDQSKKQELSPENK, from the coding sequence ATGTGGAAGAAACTGCCCTCACCTGGATGGTTGGCATTCGGTACTGTGGTCACCGTTGCGGGTTCCGGTATCGCTTACGATAAATACGAACAATCACAAATTAGATCATTGTACGTCAACCATGTTAGAAATGAAATGTCTTCCAGTTTGTCCACCAACGTAAAGCCTAGGAAGTTGCTTGTGTTGGTGGCTCCGCCACCAAATGATTATTTGGATACGTCGTTGAAACTTTGGAGACGCTGGATCAAACCTATCCTTCATTCAAGTGGACTCGATTATGAAATTGTTAGTGGTACCAAGCAGGGCGAAATTAGAACTGAAATCGCTTCAAGAGTACGCCAGTTGCGTAAGGAATTGATTGAACAGgagcagcagcaacaacatGATGCTCAGTCAAAGAAAAGCCGTTCTTGGCTCGATTGGTTCAAATGGTGCCGTGGTGTTTCCACTACCCCAGATCCTGTCTCAGAAGAAAGCCCAGCCGCATCTTTCGATACCAGATCCGTGCTTGGAATATTCTACCATAACGAGCCTCAACCTGTCGTTACGGAGGACTCGCTATTGGATCCATCAGTGGCTGGAGGTGTAATCTGCGTTGGAAGAGGTGCGTACAAGGAGTACATTGCTGGTGTACATGAAGGGATTTTAGGTCCCTTAGAAGAGCCACCGAAGGTTGTGGAAAGCGATGCGTCCTCAGTTACCGATACAACGGCATCTGCTGTGATAACTGAAAATCCATCTGTAAAGGAAATCTCAGTCACGCAACCAGCTGAAACAGCAGTTGCGGCAGCAACTGTGGGTACCACGATGAATGAGACTGGAGCAGTAAATACTGATTCAACTCCTGCCGAGACTATTCCTGCTGAAACTACCCCTACTGAAAATACTCCTATTGAAACTACTCCAGATGAATCctcagaagaaaaagaaggacCTAAAATCTCAAAACCATATATTCTTCCGTCTGACTACGCAAATGCATCCATCCCGGCAGAATTATCGAAACCCCTCATAATAGACCCTAAAACAGGTGCACCTGCATTCTTCGAACAACCTCTTCTCGTTGTTGCAGTGCCTAACTTAAGTGGATTCACTACTATTCCAACTCGTATTGCAAGATTCTATCAGAAAAGATTCCTTTGTGAACAAGTTTCCCATTCCACTCTAGCTATCGTAGAAGCTAAATCAAGACCGTTCACAACAACGGACCTAGATTTGAGTGCATACGAAGAACTAGATTGGCCGAAGAGTTGGGTTGAATCAGGTAAAGAACGAGGAAGCGAATGGGTCCAACCTTTGCAAGGTGACGACAGAGTGCTTCAAAAGTTTCGTGTGGTCGAACCTGCCATTGTTCCATCTCTTCAGTTAAAAGAAGACCAAAGTAAGAAGCAGGAGTTATCGCCTGAAAACAAGTGA
- the IKS1 gene encoding protein kinase IKS1 (some similarities with uniprot|P47042 Saccharomyces cerevisiae YJL057C probable serine/threonine kinase), protein MSLVVYSQDRDLVPGEGQIVVYNQAYFEYLQAEDGYAGFEDGARRRNSRIPEDIFVQGYYQRFFKQVGVLGNGSRAVVYKVKHMLLENELGTFALKKICIGDDMHWLYRCLKEVKLLNRLTEESSHLITYNHVWLERCPVESLILTQNDGSSVNMDIPTTMPYMFILQQFCRGGNLEDTIQYQVFNRISGNESRLERRKKLLNHKKSRIGLTTRQIVSIANDIATGLKQLHSLRIIHRDLKPSNCLLLEEFDRSDTDKFPKCVIGDFGESQLYGQLRDATGSTGTVEFVAPELTKGAQFSFKSDIYAFGMILYFVIMGQLPFNSKDMSAIKHEINELSFSPEAMSKLHDSLDLAPIDPSLYNLVCEMLNHTPSLRPDSSQIEYQLNIIMKSINKSINQEPEIRPCYFRFATLYALLIALTLTTLNHSHWNWWKYCVLFITGLCFNHGQDAGNLDLLTVLIASTIISIISMYA, encoded by the coding sequence ATGTCATTGGTAGTTTACTCCCAAGATAGAGATCTAGTTCCTGGAGAAGGTCAGATTGTGGTTTACAACCAGGCGTATTTTGAGTATTTACAGGCTGAGGATGGTTATGCTGGGTTTGAGGATGGTGCTAGAAGACGAAATTCTAGAATACCCGAAGACATCTTTGTACAAGGGTACTACCAGCGGTTCTTCAAACAGGTCGGAGTTCTTGGTAACGGATCCCGTGCAGTTGTATATAAGGTGAAGCACATGCTTTTAGAGAACGAACTAGGAACGTTTgcattgaagaaaatatgCATTGGAGATGACATGCATTGGTTGTATCgttgtttgaaagaagtaaAACTCTTAAATAGATTGACAGAAGAGAGTTCGCATTTGATAACTTATAACCACGTTTGGTTAGAACGTTGTCCCGTAGAGTCATTGATTTTGACTCAAAATGATGGATCCTCAGTAAATATGGATATCCCAACTACTATGCCATACATGTTCATCTTACAACAGTTTTGCAGAGGTGGTAATTTAGAAGATACGATTCAGTATCAGGTTTTCAATAGAATCTCCGGCAATGAAAGTCGATtagaaagaaggaagaagcttTTGAACCACAAGAAATCACGAATTGGACTCACTACTCGTCAGATCGTTTCTATTGCCAATGACATAGCTACGGGGTTAAAACAACTTCATTCTCTAAGAATTATACACAGAGACTTAAAGCCCAGTAATTGTCTATTATTGGAGGAGTTTGACCGTAGTGATACAGATAAATTTCCTAAATGTGTCATTGGTGATTTTGGTGAATCTCAATTGTACGGTCAATTGAGAGATGCCACCGGCTCCACTGGTACAGTGGAGTTCGTTGCCCCCGAACTCACCAAAGGAGCCCAGttcagtttcaaatcaGACATATATGCTTTCGGAATGATCCTTTATTTTGTGATCATGGGCCAATTACctttcaattccaaagataTGTCAGCGATAAAACATGAAATTAATGAACTTTCATTCAGTCCTGAAGCCATGTCCAAACTACACGACTCACTAGATCTAGCTCCCATAGATCCATCATTATACAACCTTGTATGTGAAATGTTAAATCATACACCGTCACTCAGACCTGACTCATCacaaattgaatatcaacTAAATATCATCATGAAAAGTATAAACAAAAGCATCAATCAAGAACCAGAGATCCGACCTTGTTACTTCAGGTTTGCTACCCTTTATGCCCTACTAATAGCACTCACGCTCACCACATTGAACCATTCCCATTGGAACTGGTGGAAATACTGCGTTTTATTCATTACTGGTTTATGTTTCAATCATGGTCAGGATGCGGGTAACCTTGATTTACTTACAGTATTAATTGCGTCAACCATCATATCAATCATATCGATGTATGCTTaa
- a CDS encoding DNA-binding protein ABF2 (weakly similar to uniprot|Q02486 Saccharomyces cerevisiae YMR072W ABF2 Mitochondrial DNA-binding protein involved in mitochondrial DNA replication and recombination member of HMG1 DNA-binding protein family activity may be regulated by protein kinase A phosphorylation) — protein MIFKRFLSVSPIALEAAVKPKRPPTAFSYYFSQVHDHICASHNVSNPGAMKIAGKQWRSLSESEKQKYVDALKPLREKYSAAYEAYAKTLPPKKPATSFGSFLKEKSPQLRTENPGLSQIEILKLASSKWKSLDASTKEQYQNKYREDLAEYRKVMGQQSA, from the coding sequence ATGATATTTAAACGCTTTTTGTCAGTTTCCCCAATTGCTCTTGAAGCAGCAGTCAAGCCAAAGAGACCACCAACTGCATTCTCTTACTATTTCAGCCAAGTGCACGATCATATTTGCGCATCACACAATGTTTCCAACCCTGGCGCTATGAAGATTGCAGGGAAACAGTGGAGGTCACTATCAGAAAgtgagaaacagaaatatgTTGATGCTTTGAAACCTCTCCGGGAAAAGTACAGCGCTGCATATGAAGCTTATGCCAAGACCTTGCCACCAAAGAAGCCCGCTACTTCGTTCGGTTCGTTCTTGAAGGAGAAGAGTCCTCAATTGAGAACTGAAAATCCAGGGTTGTCCCAAATTGAGATTTTGAAACTGGCAAGTTCTAAATGGAAATCTTTGGATGCCTCCACTAAGGAACAATACCAGAATAAATACAGAGAAGATCTTGCTGAATACAGAAAAGTTATGGGGCAACAATCTGCTTAA
- the PEP8 gene encoding retromer subunit PEP8 (highly similar to uniprot|P40335 Saccharomyces cerevisiae YJL053W PEP8 vacuolar protein sorting protein that forms part of the multimeric membrane-associated retromer complex): MSLFYKNPVDIEILFDGEDSRKHVEIPTNSHSAKSLFDKYPLFEDGESVTGLVTLRVREGKKLEHSGIKVSLIGSIDTTGYNNDVKNKNLDTFLTLSMDLCPPGELVHSVNYKFNFKDVEKRFESYLGKNVSVMYYIKVTMIRKSADIVKLKKFWCHRYANESSIKDNEGKPIKLDIGIENCLHIEFEYSKAQHTLKDVIVGRIYFLLTRLKVKHMELSLIKRETCGTEPNQLSDTTSIRYEIMDGSPVKGETIPIRLFLGGYDLTPNMTCNYFNVKNYLSLVIIDEDGRRYFKQTEIMLYRTM, from the coding sequence ATGTCACTTTTCTACAAGAATCCAGTTGATATAGAAATCCTATTTGATGGTGAGGATTCGAGAAAACATGTCGAGATCCCTACCAATTCTCACTCGGCAAAGAGTTTATTTGATAAATATCCgttatttgaagatggGGAGAGTGTGACTGGGCTTGTAACACTGCGTGTCAGAGAAGGGAAGAAACTTGAACATTCAGGTATCAAAGTTTCATTGATTGGTAGTATTGATACAACTGGTTATAACAACGACGTGAAGAATAAAAATCTAGATACCTTTTTGACATTAAGCATGGATTTGTGTCCTCCTGGTGAATTAGTACATTCTGTTAATTACAAATTCAACTTTAAGGATGTAGAAAAACGATTTGAAAGTTACTTGGGTAAGAACGTATCTGTAATGTATTATATTAAAGTTACAATGATAAGAAAATCGGCTGATATagtaaaattgaagaagttcTGGTGTCATAGGTATGCTAATGAATCCTCTATTAAGGATAATGAGGGTAAACCAATAAAATTAGATATCGGAATTGAAAACTGTCTTCATATAGAGTTCGAATACTCAAAGGCACAACACACGTTAAAAGATGTTATAGTTGGAAGGATATATTTTCTGCTTACCAGATTAAAAGTAAAACATATGGAATTGAGTCTAATCAAAAGGGAAACATGCGGGACAGAACCAAATCAATTGTCAGATACGACTTCGATAAGATATGAAATCATGGACGGCTCTCCAGTCAAGGGAGAGACTATTCCCATCAGATTGTTCCTTGGAGGATATGACCTAACTCCAAACATGACTTGTAATTACTTCAACGTAAAAAATTATTTGAGTTTAGTGATAATAGACGAAGATGGGAGGAGGTATTTCAAACAGACAGAAATAATGTTATACAGGACTATGTAG
- a CDS encoding serine/threonine-protein kinase (conserved hypothetical protein), with translation MSFLKTILKTKKSKKFGNDSPRLIQGTTCEVEIVSKSDGSKLALKKFRSWDLHNHHKEVCVKEYELLKKLNHKCIIEALDCNKRKHTITFPYYSYTVLYLMKMSMLPTFEERALWFCQICEGIAYLHSHNIVHRDLKLENIMVDESLCNIKIIDFGSAVDVGPNKEACHGIRGSEQLMAPEVFQRLKYEGTPVDMWSLGIMMFEFFNNSNKPAFPWKIAKIDDVAFEAYTKNPTTLNISIDLCMKLLSVDVKQRLSIQDVINDSFFQENHNSVDGVSAHARTKRILERSQTT, from the coding sequence ATGTCGTTCTTGAAAACCATACTCAAAACGAAGAAGTCCAAAAAGTTTGGAAACGATTCTCCACGACTCATCCAAGGAACCACATGCGAGGTAGAGATTGTCTCGAAATCAGACGGATCAAAACTAGCGCTCAAGAAGTTCAGATCATGGGATCTACATAACCATCACAAGGAAGTTTGTGTGAAAGAATATGAACTACTGAAAAAACTGAATCATAAATGCATTATCGAAGCTCTTGATTGCAACAAAAGGAAACATACAATCACATTCCCATATTATAGTTACACAGTTTTgtatttgatgaaaatgtcCATGCTACCGACCTTCGAGGAAAGAGCTTTGTGGTTCTGTCAGATATGCGAAGGTATTGCCTACTTACACTCACATAATATTGTTCATcgtgatttgaaattggaGAATATTATGGTCGATGAATCTCTATGTAATATTAAGATCATTGACTTTGGATCAGCGGTTGATGTCGGGCCAAACAAAGAAGCTTGCCATGGAATTCGCGGCTCGGAACAGTTGATGGCGCCAGAAGTCTTTCAACGTCTTAAATACGAAGGTACTCCGGTTGATATGTGGTCGTTAGGAATCATgatgtttgaatttttcaacaactcGAATAAACCTGCTTTCCCGTGGAAAATTGCTAAGATAGACGATGTAGCATTCGAGGCGTATACAAAGAACCCAACAACACTTAATATTTCCATTGACTTATGCATGAAACTACTTTCGGTCGATGTAAAACAACGTCTGTCTATTCAGGATGTCATCAATGacagtttctttcaagaaaatcatAATTCCGTCGATGGTGTCTCAGCGCATGCAAGaaccaaaagaattttAGAAAGATCACAAACTACATAG
- the IRC8 gene encoding Irc8p (weakly similar to uniprot|P47046 Saccharomyces cerevisiae YJL051W Protein of unknown function localized to the bud tip mRNA is targeted to the bud via the mRNA transport system involving She2p), with product MVSYLRECIVLTGSLLNMATGSLSIAMICLRSYWKEMSSIIIIACSSMLCGICQLMQLGLRYRLLKTLNTLITITILVTFGASVSHCYYLLHNFKIEELNIPLMRAHLGVLLAAMLLGGMQLNIIMLEPVPKQNVTDVEKEAPTTYAKGDIKVCNQTRERFVSLKASAQTLTPELEIAIEKNWMNEYPTNYSGSDATSTPSVIKHKLPYQSVVDASNHTLKSKLKNSSFTAISPTSKKQVFEKIQRKFSIKSPTDKDKQSPSNPRTPESISYLETEIDAKYVTRLSTIPDVSKSYLNILKQTNEVNSARSVCLYDSDDIDGNLLKMEKDAINLYNSVLLPSILHNPKALEPTVNSSPPGNEVVKYNDMRDSAPSNQNEEESDDVLEQLLENDLQIQPEHAVYSTQNSVSQPALNTDIGNSTITIDYWNKNKDMLLNREKDHTQPADQLYPAFDIDTSFSFPLKKTTFPQGHEMYDGDDEVMSFVDRAIHPHETGLMEEGLKQNTSPIVPALYSHIEHSPTKSISSIVTAIRTPIKFNSGAFSTQDGRDDSQISLYLSNNNSRQLSSVQSSPTRLKKRLSQRLSRTNLRNDEESHGNMHFHSKSLTLTSFHQHQHSNSNSVNNIDLSYVHSLQQKHSPQKSISTLNARRRSSIYQPVNDFRVSTTNLPKADCPIDDLQAPSDLESFDIKEEDGNFGSSLSFHAETEYSGMDTGLSEYDREKLSILLNRQQIHNK from the coding sequence ATGGTTTCATACCTTCGAGAATGCATTGTGCTAACAGGATCTCTACTTAACATGGCTACTGGAAGTCTATCAATTGCTATGATTTGTCTGCGAAGCtattggaaagaaatgtctagtattattataattgCGTGCTCATCGATGCTATGCGGCATATGCCAATTGATGCAGTTAGGTCTGCGATACAGATTACTAAAAACTCTAAATACATTGATCACTATAACGATTCTGGTAACGTTCGGAGCGTCTGTGTCACACTGTTATTATTTGCTGCACAATTTCAAGATAGAAGAGCTAAATATTCCCTTGATGAGAGCACATCTGGGAGTTCTACTGGCTGCCATGCTATTGGGTGGAatgcaattgaatatcatTATGCTCGAACCTGTTCCGAAACAAAACGTCACTGATGTCGAAAAAGAGGCACCTACTACCTACGCTAAAGGAGATATCAAAGTGTGCAATCAAACCAGAGAGAGATTCGTTTCCTTAAAGGCAAGTGCACAGACGCTGACACCTGAGCTTGAAATCGCTATCGAAAAAAACTGGATGAATGAATACCCAACTAATTATTCCGGTTCTGATGCTACATCAACACCTTCTGTCATCAAACATAAGCTACCTTATCAAAGCGTCGTAGATGCATCCAACCACACGCTCAAAAGTAAATTAAAAAATTCCTCGTTCACCGCCATTAGTCCcacatcaaagaaacaggTTTTCGAAAAAATACAGAGGAAGTTCTCCATCAAATCACCTACTGATAAAGATAAACAGAGTCCTTCTAACCCAAGGACCCCTGAATCCATTTCTTATTTGGAAACTGAAATAGACGCGAAGTACGTCACGCGACTATCAACCATTCCAGATGTATCTAAAAGTTATCTTAACATACTGAAACAAACTAACGAAGTTAATAGTGCGAGGTCAGTGTGTTTATATGACTCTGATGATATAGATGGCAATCTCctgaaaatggaaaaggaTGCAATTAATCTTTATAATAGTGTGCTACTCCCATCTATCTTGCATAATCCGAAAGCATTAGAGCCCACAGTTAATTCATCGCCACCTGGAAACGAAGTAGTCAAATACAATGATATGAGGGATTCGGCTCCGTCGAATCAAAATGAGGAGGAAAGTGATGATGTTTTAGAACAATTACTAGAAAATGATTTGCAAATTCAACCGGAGCACGCCGTATATTCTACTCAAAACTCAGTGTCTCAGCCAGCCTTGAATACGGATATCGGTAACAGCACAATTACGATTGATTACTGGAACAAGAATAAAGACATGCTGTTGAACAGAGAAAAGGATCACACACAACCAGCTGATCAATTATACCCCGCCTTCGATATTGACACCAGCTTCAGCTTCCCACTGAAAAAGACTACCTTCCCCCAAGGCCATGAAATGTACGACGGTGACGATGAGGTGATGAGTTTTGTCGACAGAGCAATTCACCCTCATGAAACTGGGTTGATGGAAGAAGGCTTGAAACAGAACACATCTCCAATAGTTCCGGCGTTGTATTCCCACATAGAACATTCCCCAACAAAGtccatttcatcaattgtCACTGCCATCAGAACCCCTATTAAGTTCAATTCTGGTGCGTTTTCTACGCAAGACGGAAGAGACGATTCCCAAATATCCCTTTACTTAAGTAACAATAACTCAAGGCAATTAAGTTCTGTGCAATCATCGCCAACTaggttgaagaaaagactAAGTCAAAGACTTTCAAGAACTAATTTGAGAAACGACGAAGAATCACATGGTAACATGCATTTCCACTCCAAGTCATTAACCCTAACAAGCTTccatcaacatcaacactCAAATTCCAACTCTGTTAACAACATTGATTTGTCATATGTACATTCACTGCAACAGAAACATTCACCCCAAaaatcaatatcaacaCTCAACgcaagaagaagaagctcGATATACCAGCCAGTAAACGATTTTAGAGTGTCTACTACTAATCTACCAAAAGCAGATTGTCCAATTGATGATCTTCAAGCGCCATCAGATTTAGAATCgtttgatatcaaagaagaagatggtaaTTTCGGTAGTTCCTTGAGTTTCCATGCAGAAACGGAATATTCTGGAATGGACACGGGGTTGAGTGAATACGATAGGGAAAAGCTCTCGATTCTTCTTAACCGACAGCAGATCCACAATAAGTAA
- the ZAP1 gene encoding Zap1p (some similarities with uniprot|P47043 Saccharomyces cerevisiae YJL056C ZAP1 Zinc-regulated transcription factor binds to zinc-responsive promoter elements to induce transcription of certain genes in the presence of zinc regulates its own transcription contains seven zinc- finger domains) yields the protein MCDSFNKQLLQMGGNSVPAHKGVVHGHIHNYNNLTYIHGHIHKNDVEDGAVPDPDDVLNCAQYQDCEHFEFINCHSLNLFGENGDTNEKQPAVQSNSSQHHLEQQNEQKGPPRFVEITSDDKNEAVPNSLSNALDFLDCHLTCDSPMLEDEDEDEDIEDEDDEEGRGKGRGDEEYTKKELDKILNNDSTSNLNLGAISQQHLQALDNGATSSNNNSKLIHSENFKIANPTLNTPLLNEENGNLTVGVDHLQNGLPDPLSINMKNEQAHQLEDEMNRFLTPSSTNSQNLSVKRESPKSINPSAVNVMDISVKHNNNRDLLGLKPELKSEELHDLKQQCIDMEDNDDDKDTSVDDQLFENLCSQCVVNYELMETPHFHHNSHSHIINTPTDMKVLKDLSSISTLYELLGKHEHTHDNLNENNPQHHDHVSMNLLHCTLNGYNEYNHTENQHIQLKQSHDHECDHDHDHDDSHQHPDQNMDEDKEEDEGKNHHYHHGCGQTQDQEYAQLPLHSHRITSDLNTDLIANTINFNWSFNTNNEPIYCQWDDCLQPYDNLLDLQTHVLKDHVAIDDSKVLSCKWTECDFNTADPCTMVNHVNGKHGINFDVKVLDNKTMAKQVTAHKQLHEEPQSCICKWAGCNKEFDSAKSLNEHIENFHVPSGLSSYKCEWEGCNKVFVQKQKLIRHLKVHSKYKPFRCAECGKCFNTQDILTQHLRVHSGERPFKCHLCPKSYSTSSSLRIHIRTHTGEKPLSCPICNKRFNESSNLAKHIRTHKRENCRNSKRV from the coding sequence ATGTGCGATAGTTTTAACAAGCAACTGCTGCAGATGGGAGGAAACTCGGTTCCTGCTCACAAAGGTGTTGTTCATGGTCATATCCACAATTACAATAATTTAACTTATATCCACGGTCACATTCACAAGAACGATGTTGAAGATGGAGCTGTACCGGATCCAGATGATGTTTTGAACTGTGCTCAGTACCAGGATTGCGAGCATTTTGAGTTTATAAATTGCCATAGTCTGAATCTGTTTGGTGAAAATGGTGATACCAACGAAAAACAGCCTGCAGTGCAATCGAACTCTTCACAGCATCACCTCGAGCAACAGAACGAACAGAAAGGCCCACCTCGGTTTGTGGAAATCACCTCTGATGATAAAAATGAAGCAGTACCGAATTCTCTCAGCAATGCATTGGACTTCCTGGACTGTCACTTGACTTGTGATTCACCAATgttggaagatgaagatgaagacgagGATATAGAAGAcgaagacgatgaagaggGACGCGGAAAAGGACGCGGGGATGAAGAGTATACAAAGAAGGAACTGGACAAGATATTAAATAACGATAGTACTTCGAATTTAAACTTGGGTGCTATTTCACAACAGCACTTGCAGGCATTGGATAATGGTGCTACCTCgagcaacaacaacagcaagCTTATCCACAGTgagaatttcaaaattgcTAATCCCACTCTCAATACTCCACTCCTCAACGAGGAGAATGGCAATCTTACTGTAGGTGTGGACCATCTACAGAATGGCCTTCCAGACCCTCTCAGTATcaatatgaaaaatgaacagGCTCATCaacttgaagatgagatgaacAGATTCTTGACACCCAGCAGTACTAATTCTCAGAATTTGAGTGTAAAACGTGAATCACCTAAGAGCATAAACCCTTCTGCTGTTAACGTTATGGACATTAGCGTCAAACACAACAATAACCGTGATCTCCTAGGTTTGAAACCAGAACTGAAGAGCGAGGAATTGCACGATTTAAAACAACAATGTATCGATATGGAGGACAACGACGATGATAAGGATACCTCGGTAGATGACCAGTTATTTGAAAATCTCTGTTCCCAATGTGTTGTCAATTACGAGTTAATGGAAACCCCACATTTTCATCATAATTCTCACTCTCATATTATAAACACACCAACAGATATGAAGGTATTGAAGGATTTGTCTAGCATATCCACATTGTATGAACTGCTAGGAAAGCACGAACACACCCACGATAATCtaaatgaaaataatcCTCAACATCATGATCATGTGTCAATGAATCTATTGCATTGTACCTTGAACGGCTACAACGAATACAATCATACTGAGAATCAACATATCCAATTAAAACAATCTCACGATCATGAATGCGATCACGATCACGATCACGATGATTCTCATCAACACCCTGACCAAAACATGGATgaagataaagaagaagatgaaggaaagaatcatcattatcacCATGGCTGTGGGCAAACCCAAGACCAAGAATATGCTCAACTTCCTCTTCATTCACATCGAATAACTTCTGATTTAAATACTGATTTAATTGCGAATACTATCAACTTCAACTGGTCATTCAATACAAATAACGAGCCTATCTATTGTCAATGGGATGACTGTCTACAGCCTTACGACAACCTGCTAGACTTACAAACTCACGTTTTAAAAGATCATGTCGCAATAGATGACTCAAAAGTTTTGTCGTGTAAGTGGACTGAATGTGACTTCAACACAGCAGATCCATGTACAATGGTTAACCACGTCAATGGAAAACACGGTATAAATTTCGATGTGAAGGTTCTTGACAACAAGACTATGGCCAAACAAGTTACCGCTCACAAACAACTTCATGAAGAACCACAATCTTGTATTTGTAAATGGGCAGGATGTAACAAGGAATTTGATTCCGCGAAGTCCTTGAATGAACACATAGAAAATTTCCATGTTCCAAGTGGGCTGAGCTCATACAAGTGCGAATGGGAGGGATGTAACAAAGTATTTGTTCAGAAACAAAAGCTAATTCGTCATTTGAAGGTACATTCCAAATACAAGCCGTTTAGGTGTGCAGAATGTGGTAAATGTTTCAACACACAGGACATTCTCACGCAACATCTACGTGTTCACTCAGGAGAAAGACCTTTCAAGTGTCATCTATGTCCCAAGAGCTACtcaacttcatcatcattaaGAATTCATATCCGAACGCATACGGGAGAAAAACCTTTAAGTTGTCCAATTTGCAATAAGAGGTTCAATGAATCGAGTAACTTGGCTAAACATATTAGAACACATAAACGAGAAAACTGCCGAAACAGCAAAAGGGTAtaa